From Demequina lutea, a single genomic window includes:
- a CDS encoding MFS transporter encodes MTPAATPQPVLPRASHTAWVVFGVAVAAYVVAVIHRTAFGVASADALDRFGIGATALSMLVVVQIVLYAGMQVPAGTMLDRWGPARVIIAGSLVMAVGQALMAFAPGFGWAIVARALIGAGDAPIFIAVARLVTIHFPPRRVPVMVQLTGLIGQTGQLISAIPLAYLLHRSGWTPAFASLAALGAVTAATVWWVLVRPSDDASLSERLPAASVRDALKTHWHTHGVRLGFWSHFVGPFSANTIALLWGLPYFTTAQGLSKAGASLLLTCMVLANIAVAPFIGLLTAKYPMRRSWLVLGGAAVVAIAWTALLLPTTPRPLWELIAFVLVIGAGGPMSLVGMDFARSYAVAHKAGSASGFVNMGGFIATIISVLLVGVVLQFVAPHGASIYTLGEYRIAFASLAVPWIIGVVGVYASRRDTRAVMAEDGILVPTMREAWRKRLRR; translated from the coding sequence GTGACCCCCGCCGCCACTCCGCAGCCCGTCCTCCCACGCGCCAGCCACACCGCGTGGGTCGTCTTTGGCGTGGCCGTCGCCGCCTATGTGGTGGCCGTCATTCACCGCACCGCGTTCGGCGTGGCCAGCGCCGATGCGCTCGATCGCTTCGGCATCGGCGCTACGGCGCTGTCGATGCTTGTGGTCGTACAGATCGTCCTCTACGCGGGGATGCAGGTTCCCGCGGGCACGATGCTCGATCGCTGGGGACCCGCTCGAGTCATCATCGCCGGCTCCTTGGTGATGGCAGTGGGCCAGGCGCTCATGGCGTTCGCTCCGGGCTTTGGGTGGGCAATCGTGGCGCGCGCGCTCATCGGCGCGGGAGATGCACCGATCTTCATCGCGGTCGCCCGCTTGGTCACCATTCACTTCCCGCCGCGCCGTGTGCCGGTGATGGTCCAGCTCACGGGTCTCATCGGTCAAACCGGTCAACTCATCTCCGCAATCCCGCTCGCCTACCTGCTCCACCGGTCCGGGTGGACCCCCGCATTTGCCAGCCTCGCCGCCCTCGGCGCAGTGACAGCGGCCACGGTCTGGTGGGTGCTCGTGCGCCCCAGCGACGACGCATCACTCTCCGAGCGCCTGCCAGCCGCCTCGGTCAGGGACGCCCTCAAGACCCATTGGCACACTCACGGCGTGCGGCTCGGCTTCTGGAGCCACTTTGTGGGCCCCTTCTCCGCAAACACGATTGCGTTGCTGTGGGGGTTGCCGTACTTCACCACGGCCCAGGGCCTCTCGAAGGCAGGGGCGAGCCTGCTACTCACGTGCATGGTCCTGGCAAATATCGCGGTGGCACCCTTCATCGGCTTACTGACCGCCAAGTACCCGATGCGCCGTTCATGGCTCGTGCTCGGCGGCGCCGCGGTGGTGGCAATCGCATGGACGGCACTCCTGCTGCCCACCACGCCGCGACCGCTGTGGGAGTTGATCGCCTTCGTCCTGGTGATTGGCGCGGGAGGCCCGATGTCGCTTGTCGGCATGGACTTCGCGCGCTCCTATGCCGTCGCCCACAAGGCGGGTAGTGCGAGCGGGTTCGTCAACATGGGCGGGTTCATCGCCACCATCATCAGCGTCCTGTTGGTGGGCGTCGTGCTTCAGTTTGTCGCACCCCACGGAGCATCGATTTACACGCTGGGCGAGTACCGGATCGCCTTCGCGTCACTCGCGGTCCCGTGGATCATCGGCGTCGTCGGCGTCTATGCCAGCAGGCGCGACACACGTGCCGTCATGGCGGAGGACGGGATCTTGGTGCCCACCATGCGCGAGGCGTGGCGCAAGCGCCTGCGGCGTTAG
- a CDS encoding phosphotransferase, with protein MSSDITPPDAHPSITHETVVSLVAEQTPHFAHLGIGERFDGWDCAMFRLGDEFAARLPRTQEAVRFLQAEMHWVPQLSSGWDFPAPRFVAHGVPGHGFPWPWAVVTWVPGDMADALPLSADAGTAVGRALAQVHSPAPDDAPFNVEQSIPMAARDAKVRGRVATLAAAPGPSGEQLDSEAALEIWAEALAAIEHTEWVWSHADLHGANVLSHEGVFGGIVDWGSMAMCDPAVDLGFTHTLMPREGVDAAFAEYGRLTGRVDAGFLARARGIALSKCVGVALSPREVTSAMGWRGLVALGAAKWAP; from the coding sequence ATGAGCAGCGACATCACCCCGCCGGACGCGCATCCGTCGATCACCCACGAGACGGTCGTCTCGCTTGTGGCCGAGCAAACTCCCCACTTCGCGCATCTGGGCATCGGCGAGCGCTTCGACGGTTGGGACTGCGCCATGTTCCGACTGGGGGACGAGTTCGCCGCGCGCCTGCCGCGCACCCAGGAGGCCGTCCGGTTCCTCCAGGCCGAGATGCACTGGGTGCCGCAACTCTCGAGCGGCTGGGACTTTCCCGCGCCGCGCTTCGTGGCGCACGGCGTGCCCGGTCACGGCTTCCCGTGGCCCTGGGCGGTGGTCACCTGGGTTCCAGGCGACATGGCCGATGCCCTCCCCCTGAGCGCCGACGCAGGGACGGCCGTAGGGCGCGCCCTCGCGCAGGTGCACAGTCCGGCGCCGGACGACGCGCCCTTCAACGTGGAACAGTCGATCCCCATGGCCGCCCGCGACGCCAAGGTTCGCGGGCGCGTCGCCACGTTGGCCGCGGCGCCCGGCCCGAGCGGGGAGCAACTGGACAGCGAAGCGGCGCTCGAGATCTGGGCGGAGGCCCTCGCCGCAATTGAGCACACCGAGTGGGTGTGGTCCCACGCCGACCTGCACGGAGCCAACGTGCTGAGCCACGAAGGCGTCTTCGGCGGCATCGTCGATTGGGGCTCGATGGCCATGTGCGACCCCGCCGTGGATCTGGGTTTCACGCACACCCTCATGCCACGCGAGGGAGTGGACGCCGCATTCGCCGAGTACGGACGCCTCACCGGGCGGGTAGACGCCGGCTTTCTTGCCCGCGCACGCGGCATCGCGCTCAGCAAATGCGTTGGCGTCGCCCTCAGCCCACGGGAGGTGACGAGCGCGATGGGTTGGCGCGGGCTCGTGGCCCTGGGGGCGGCCAAGTGGGCGCCCTGA